From Ensifer sp. WSM1721, one genomic window encodes:
- a CDS encoding extracellular solute-binding protein, whose product MTKIVSQSIKRRSFLKAGSAFAASTLFAPSIIGRAAAAETITLLTWETYQEPEWVKEWEAANEGVKLKPVIISSLDEVFAQLQSGAIKPDVIYSEASTAGRLKKAGQIEAFDIAKVPHIANVLPALNWKDPLSVDGVLMGIPLHWGTQPLMYNADTLKEPPMTWAALWDKSYQGKVSTFDDATVNIPMVALYVGAKDPFNLTEEEFTRVTDALRELRSQVRVITRGFDDATNLYASGEAVIGYCHLVSVVNSLKKKKLNFAYTLPKEGTPSWIEGTYVTPQGQRDIVYKFLNDTMSLEWQARFMEFSGSNGILTSEGARKAGLSEEFLQTTNILDADSPALKENLVFFKEPEDVERRIQIWNDFLAGTL is encoded by the coding sequence ATGACAAAGATAGTTTCACAGTCCATCAAGCGTCGCTCCTTCCTTAAAGCTGGCAGTGCTTTCGCCGCAAGTACGCTATTTGCCCCATCTATTATAGGTCGAGCGGCGGCGGCGGAGACGATCACTCTCCTTACTTGGGAGACCTATCAGGAACCAGAGTGGGTAAAGGAGTGGGAAGCAGCTAATGAAGGCGTCAAGCTTAAACCGGTAATCATTTCTTCCCTTGACGAAGTATTTGCACAACTCCAATCCGGGGCCATAAAGCCGGACGTTATTTATTCAGAGGCTTCTACAGCCGGACGTCTCAAGAAAGCCGGCCAAATCGAAGCTTTCGATATCGCAAAAGTTCCGCACATTGCGAACGTCCTCCCAGCGCTAAACTGGAAGGATCCGCTGAGCGTGGATGGGGTTCTGATGGGCATCCCCCTGCACTGGGGCACGCAGCCGCTCATGTATAACGCCGATACGCTTAAGGAGCCCCCGATGACCTGGGCGGCGCTTTGGGATAAATCCTATCAGGGCAAGGTCAGCACCTTCGACGACGCCACCGTTAACATCCCGATGGTCGCGTTATACGTGGGGGCGAAAGATCCGTTCAATCTGACCGAGGAGGAGTTCACCCGCGTCACCGACGCGTTGCGGGAGCTTCGCTCGCAGGTGCGGGTGATCACGCGCGGCTTCGATGACGCTACCAACCTCTACGCGTCGGGCGAGGCGGTCATCGGTTATTGCCATCTTGTCTCGGTTGTCAATTCGCTCAAAAAGAAGAAACTCAATTTCGCATACACCTTGCCCAAGGAAGGCACGCCGTCCTGGATCGAAGGTACATACGTAACCCCGCAGGGTCAGCGCGACATCGTCTATAAATTCCTCAACGACACCATGTCGCTGGAATGGCAGGCGAGATTCATGGAGTTCTCGGGGAGCAATGGCATTCTGACGTCGGAGGGAGCTCGCAAAGCCGGACTTTCCGAGGAATTTCTTCAGACCACCAACATCCTTGATGCGGATAGCCCGGCTCTCAAGGAAAACCTCGTTTTCTTCAAGGAGCCGGAGGATGTAGAGCGTCGGATCCAGATCTGGAATGATTTCTTAGCCGGCACACTTTGA
- a CDS encoding ABC transporter ATP-binding protein, whose translation MGTLETGPVLSLAGVSKTYEGAEKPALDKVSFSVKPGEFFSILGPSGSGKTTILRTVAGFERPDKGEIVMGGDVVNAVPAFKRDVRTVFQSYALFPHLTVRENVEYPLRMRGEPKASRHKKAEEALALVELSAFSVRLPHQLSGGQRQRAALARSIVSRPKLLLLDEPLAALDLRLRQQMQHTLVALQKELGIAFMYVTHDQGEALSMSDRVVVLHEGKIAQLATPREIYFAPENEFVSRFVGRSNLIAVDFRSAGNSFVGTVEGTTIPGLVSQRGGVARMAIRYEAVQIKPIRDVMPPQDALQGTVDDVLFLGTNCEVNVRCGAGLHVIGTVPTSREMTFFKGQPVQVGFDLEHTQVFYG comes from the coding sequence ATGGGAACACTCGAAACCGGCCCGGTACTTTCACTTGCAGGGGTGTCGAAAACTTACGAGGGCGCAGAAAAACCGGCGCTCGACAAGGTATCTTTCTCGGTGAAGCCTGGAGAGTTTTTTTCGATACTTGGGCCAAGTGGATCAGGCAAAACTACGATCCTGAGAACCGTCGCCGGTTTCGAAAGGCCGGACAAGGGCGAAATAGTCATGGGTGGCGACGTGGTGAATGCTGTCCCCGCCTTCAAACGGGACGTGCGCACGGTATTCCAGAGCTATGCCTTGTTCCCGCACCTCACGGTGCGGGAAAATGTCGAATATCCTCTCCGCATGCGAGGCGAGCCGAAGGCGAGCCGCCACAAGAAGGCGGAAGAAGCCTTGGCGCTCGTCGAATTGTCTGCATTTTCGGTGAGACTTCCGCACCAGCTTTCCGGGGGCCAGCGTCAACGTGCCGCCTTGGCTCGATCCATCGTCTCGCGGCCAAAGCTTCTGCTGCTCGACGAGCCGCTTGCCGCACTCGATCTGCGGCTGCGCCAGCAAATGCAGCACACGTTGGTAGCCCTCCAGAAGGAGCTCGGCATAGCCTTCATGTATGTCACGCATGACCAGGGCGAAGCGCTGTCCATGTCGGATCGCGTCGTGGTTCTGCACGAGGGCAAGATCGCCCAGCTTGCCACGCCGCGGGAGATCTACTTCGCGCCAGAGAATGAGTTTGTTTCGCGATTTGTCGGGCGCTCCAACCTTATCGCAGTGGATTTCAGGTCTGCGGGCAACAGCTTTGTCGGGACCGTCGAGGGAACTACAATACCGGGCCTCGTTTCCCAAAGAGGTGGCGTCGCGCGGATGGCGATCCGATACGAGGCGGTTCAAATCAAGCCCATCCGTGATGTGATGCCTCCGCAGGACGCGCTTCAGGGCACTGTTGATGACGTCCTTTTCCTGGGAACGAATTGTGAGGTGAATGTTCGCTGTGGAGCGGGCCTGCACGTGATCGGAACTGTGCCCACCTCGCGCGAAATGACCTTCTTCAAAGGACAACCGGTGCAGGTTGGCTTCGATCTCGAGCACACGCAGGTATTCTATGGCTGA
- a CDS encoding ABC transporter permease subunit: protein MADSLAPAMDTAIGALRKRFSLKLSLSSIPVLAWLVLIVLLPNLLLIGTSFLKSSAGVMLFEPSLANYARIWNSVGFWVLLGRTLSFSFIACVVATVIAYPLAFYVGRVVRQHKALFTILVVIPLWISLLMRIFAWRVILGQSGVLNAFLVSSGILDGPSDAFLYSPSSVVIVFAYISVPFIFISTMGAFEKIPRDLIEASQDSGATALQTFIHLIWPLTRRNLAIGFSLAFLVTVGDFVTPAMIGGIDGTTLGVVVSTQFGFANNWPYGSAVAVALMLSVAVLLGIIIALTPSRGVMVGGEAEHSTEPSAASSRWGRRLGAVGYAAGIAYLYAPLAIIVLFSFNAANLQTFPLDGLTLQWYRELVQDQSLLEAAQRSVIVATCVVSVSVTVGAAFALIIHYGRLKGTRFYEMAFALPIATPGVVLGIEMVLGTELFGIPSGVTRIVFGQMSFVMPVTLLLLLVRLRRLDPSLMEASLDLGANRWQSFAYVLFPIIRGTIVASAFLGLTLSADDVMVTLFLSGGSPTLPIWVFNQMRFGFTPSVNAVFSILLIACLLVVTVAHWRATRKAGKAPS, encoded by the coding sequence ATGGCTGACAGCTTGGCGCCTGCGATGGATACTGCGATTGGTGCGCTGAGGAAGCGCTTCTCACTGAAGCTCAGCCTCAGCAGCATACCGGTGCTTGCTTGGCTGGTTCTGATTGTGCTCCTGCCGAACTTGCTCCTTATCGGAACGAGCTTTTTGAAGTCATCTGCGGGTGTGATGCTCTTTGAGCCCTCGCTCGCCAATTATGCGCGTATTTGGAACTCGGTAGGCTTCTGGGTTTTGCTGGGGCGCACGCTGTCGTTCAGCTTTATTGCATGTGTGGTGGCAACCGTCATCGCCTATCCGCTTGCCTTCTATGTCGGCAGGGTTGTGCGGCAGCACAAGGCGCTGTTTACAATCCTAGTCGTGATACCCCTTTGGATCAGCCTGCTCATGCGAATATTCGCATGGCGCGTGATTCTAGGCCAATCGGGCGTGTTGAACGCGTTTCTGGTTTCGAGCGGCATTTTGGACGGGCCGTCCGACGCTTTCCTCTACAGCCCGAGCTCCGTTGTCATAGTCTTTGCATATATCTCCGTGCCGTTCATCTTCATTTCGACGATGGGCGCCTTCGAGAAAATCCCTCGCGATCTCATCGAGGCATCGCAAGACTCCGGCGCTACGGCGCTTCAGACCTTCATTCACCTGATTTGGCCGCTGACACGCCGCAACCTGGCCATTGGCTTTTCGCTGGCGTTTCTTGTGACCGTCGGTGATTTCGTGACGCCGGCCATGATCGGCGGCATCGATGGCACGACACTTGGCGTCGTGGTGTCCACACAATTCGGCTTTGCCAATAATTGGCCCTATGGTTCCGCCGTTGCCGTCGCCCTCATGCTAAGCGTCGCGGTGCTGCTCGGCATCATTATCGCACTGACCCCGAGCCGCGGCGTCATGGTGGGAGGAGAGGCTGAGCACTCAACCGAGCCGTCCGCAGCTTCGAGCCGCTGGGGCCGCCGGCTCGGTGCCGTGGGCTATGCTGCCGGGATCGCTTATCTTTACGCACCGCTCGCAATCATCGTGCTGTTCTCGTTCAATGCGGCGAATTTGCAGACTTTCCCACTCGATGGCCTGACGCTGCAATGGTATCGCGAGCTTGTGCAGGACCAGTCGCTGCTGGAAGCGGCTCAACGTTCCGTCATTGTCGCTACCTGCGTCGTATCGGTATCCGTCACGGTCGGCGCGGCATTTGCCCTGATCATTCACTATGGCAGATTGAAGGGCACCCGTTTCTACGAGATGGCCTTTGCGCTTCCAATAGCAACCCCCGGCGTGGTCCTAGGTATCGAAATGGTGCTCGGTACAGAGCTCTTTGGGATTCCATCTGGCGTTACGCGCATCGTTTTCGGTCAGATGAGCTTCGTGATGCCTGTAACGCTTCTGCTGTTGCTAGTGCGACTGAGGCGTCTCGATCCGAGCCTCATGGAGGCGTCGCTGGACCTCGGAGCGAACCGCTGGCAGAGCTTTGCATATGTCCTCTTCCCGATAATCAGGGGCACCATCGTCGCCAGCGCGTTTCTTGGCCTCACTCTCTCCGCCGATGACGTCATGGTGACCCTGTTTCTCTCAGGCGGCTCGCCAACCTTGCCGATCTGGGTCTTTAACCAAATGCGGTTTGGCTTCACGCCATCCGTCAACGCAGTCTTCTCGATCCTGTTGATCGCATGCTTGCTCGTCGTCACCGTCGCACATTGGAGAGCAACTCGAAAAGCGGGAAAGGCGCCGAGCTGA
- the gloA gene encoding lactoylglutathione lyase — translation MSEPKFRVMHTMVRVKDLNRSIDFYTRLLGMELLRKMDFPEGKFTLAFVGYGPEDSQAVVELTHNWDQETPYDLGTGYGHIALGVRNIYSICEELEASGARIPRPPGPMKHGTTVIAFVEDPDGYKIELIDLDTMS, via the coding sequence ATGAGCGAGCCGAAGTTTCGCGTTATGCACACGATGGTGCGGGTAAAAGACCTTAACAGGTCCATCGATTTTTACACGCGTCTCCTGGGTATGGAATTGTTGCGCAAGATGGATTTCCCCGAGGGCAAGTTCACGCTCGCTTTTGTCGGCTATGGACCGGAAGACTCCCAAGCGGTCGTAGAGTTGACCCATAACTGGGATCAAGAAACCCCTTACGACCTTGGTACAGGCTATGGCCACATCGCCCTCGGCGTGAGGAATATCTATAGCATCTGTGAGGAGCTGGAAGCGAGCGGTGCTCGGATTCCGCGTCCGCCCGGGCCTATGAAGCATGGTACCACCGTGATCGCATTCGTGGAGGACCCCGACGGGTACAAGATCGAGCTCATCGACCTCGACACAATGAGCTGA
- a CDS encoding C-terminal binding protein, with product MTVAKEAGIILIAPHRFPNLNRERALAESFGREMVAAEDQASFRSRMAEAEVVMVTPYAKMTADEFGLLRRCKAVVRYGVGYDNIDIAAASRVGVPVTIVPDTASEEVASHALAMGLSLARRIPQGQSAIRSGEWAGVIGLDAPKLSRLQVGVVGMGRIGRLVAKWWAAIGAKVHAFDPLATFSEVPMATLKQVLEESDVLSLHVPLSEETHHLISAEVLRRMRRNSVIVNVSRGGLIDEEALASALRSGHIAGAGLDTFAQEPLPAAHPLRDAPNTVFTPHVAWRSNTSLDALQEQAVERARRALTGEALPDLVTG from the coding sequence ATGACGGTTGCAAAAGAGGCTGGGATTATCTTGATCGCCCCCCACCGCTTCCCGAACCTCAATAGGGAGCGGGCACTGGCTGAAAGCTTCGGTCGCGAGATGGTGGCGGCGGAAGATCAGGCGTCATTTCGCAGCCGGATGGCAGAGGCCGAGGTTGTGATGGTCACGCCCTATGCCAAGATGACTGCCGACGAGTTTGGGCTGTTGCGACGCTGCAAGGCAGTTGTGCGTTATGGCGTTGGCTACGATAATATTGATATTGCAGCGGCATCGCGGGTAGGGGTGCCGGTGACGATCGTTCCCGATACGGCATCCGAAGAAGTGGCGTCGCACGCCTTGGCGATGGGATTGAGTCTAGCGAGGCGGATTCCGCAGGGCCAGTCGGCTATCCGTTCGGGCGAGTGGGCAGGAGTCATTGGTCTGGATGCGCCCAAGCTATCGCGCCTCCAAGTTGGTGTAGTTGGAATGGGCCGCATTGGACGACTAGTCGCGAAATGGTGGGCTGCTATTGGTGCGAAGGTCCATGCATTCGACCCTTTGGCAACGTTCTCCGAAGTCCCCATGGCGACATTGAAACAAGTTCTGGAGGAGTCGGATGTTCTCTCTCTTCATGTGCCCCTCAGCGAGGAGACACACCACCTCATTTCGGCCGAGGTGCTGAGGCGGATGCGGCGCAACTCGGTCATAGTGAACGTGTCGCGTGGTGGACTTATCGACGAGGAAGCGTTGGCATCTGCCCTACGCTCCGGACACATCGCAGGCGCAGGGCTCGACACGTTCGCGCAGGAACCCTTGCCCGCCGCCCATCCGCTCCGCGACGCACCCAATACAGTTTTCACGCCTCACGTTGCTTGGCGCTCCAACACTTCTCTGGACGCGTTGCAAGAGCAAGCCG